The Cheilinus undulatus linkage group 17, ASM1832078v1, whole genome shotgun sequence genomic sequence GTGCTGTTGATGCCTGCAGTAAATTGTTCTGCACGTTATTGGAAAGGAAAGAGCTGTTTATGGGAAAGCTGCCTGAAGAAGACGATGCTCTGTGTGGTGAGTAAAGTCTGGTAAACCTAAGCAGGTTTCACACCAGCAATACTATACATATAGCTTATAGGACACATGGAAAAGCAGACAAAACTAATGCTGTAATTGTGCTCAAATAAAGTCGAAGTTGGATTTCAAGCACTGCCCTAATTGTTAACATTTCACTACAGCAAACAATATCATCATGCATAattttctctgtctgtgtgtataTGTTGTGTTTCAGGAGCATATAGTCCTGAAGAGAAGTACCACATATTCATGAGACACCGTTACAACAGCTGTGTGGAGATGCTGCTGGAACACCTCAGCCATGAACTTTATGGAGTAAAGGTAGGTCACTGAAAGATTGAAGATGCTTCACATACTTTAAAAGGAACCCCCCTTCTTAAAATGGGGGGAAATATTTAGAGTTACTGAGGATATGTTTTATATGAGTTGTCCCTTATTtgtgcagaaataaatgttgGGCATAGGCATAAAATATAGTCTAGTATTACTTTGAGTATCattatataaacttaaaacaaaaagtaaggaaatttgtgtttggtacattatttctttgttgtaacaatgcttcttggcaataaattttataatgttggaaagcctgtttattacccttttaactGGTgcaacatttgtaaggaacatgcatttgtgggttgagcagcagagctgaatatgtgggttgcgcccatgaaaaatgtgctagatcttctctgccagaaccatacacagccacaacagtcTGGCACTTCCTCCTCATACTGGTCACCAGcatggtcacacactgctgtgggatggcatcccattcttcaaccagcatttttCCCAaatcagccagtgtggttgtgttggtcactctggcatgaacagcacacccaagctgatcccacaagtgttcagtggggttgaggtcaggactgctggcaggccattccatcccttctactcccaaattctggaggtagtctctgataaaccccgctctgtgggggtgagtgttgtcatcttggaggatagagttctttctgacagggagagaaaacagtattcttggggtgttgtcttcttgggacgcccacttcgcagcctgtctctgacattccccgttatattgaacttggccttcagtttggagatggtactagggttcactccaaacaatgctgcaacttggttttgcgaacaccagcttgaagttgcccaacctacgggccctatccagatcagtcaaacgtggcatgctgattcttgaagcagacatctactgaccactgtagcagggcccatgctcacaggtgctgccaagcAGGCAcctgtacatatatatatatatatatatatatatatatatatatatatatatatatatataacgttttttttaacagtattttaaaatTACCTTCTCTTTGGCTTTGATTTATAACCTTGAAAACCTTATAAATAATTTACAATAACAAGGTAAATCCACCCGGGATGTGCAATGtgggatttttgccaatttctgacACCACTAACGATACCATtatacaaatgtattttttcatacCTAAAGCTTGAGTCCTAAGGGTAcacttaaaagttaaaatatcaacaaagaaataaacttcATTTGTCATAGGTCTTTTGGCCCTGCCCCAAAAATCgtcaaatttatttatactGACAGCCAATAATTACAAAAGtaattggctgatatttacagcaaatatattggctgtaaacatggaCAGAGATGTTCATAACTATTGACACATTTAATAAACATTTCTTATCTATCTGTACTGATATCATGGCATTAACATTATGCATCTCTAGTAACATTAATTGTTTAAATTTTGTGCACTGTCATGGCATACCATCTCAAATCTACAAATTGAAACTaaaacaatatatatttttctattgttttgtatttgttaAAGTTATTATTACAGGTACATATACAGTTGTTAACATTGTGTTGGTCTTTGGACCAGAGAAaggaaattatttatttacttttttattaatAACTAACAGGAGAGCTCGCTGTGCTGCTTGATGAAATTTGCTGCTGCAGAAGGACAGCATCCTCTCGAGGACTTGGATTGGTCTGAACACTACAGCTTCCCAAGACAACTCATTCAGGTATGACTTTCACTCTATTTGCACAATGTATCAGCAGGGATTTATATCTGATTCAGGCATTCAGATACCATGTGGTAATGTAAGGCTTTGTGTAGTTGTACCTTAATTAGTATTGAAAATGGTTTGATATCCAATAGCGCAAACTAcatacagaggtggtctgggatgccttcatGCAGATTGGATTGGTAGAGTAGTCCTAAGGTGTGTTGGTACAAATTGAAGACTGTCTTGTAAACTGACATGGCCTAACAAAAAGCATGGCATTGTTTATGCCCTTTCTGTCTTGCTCAGAGTGATGGAATTACAGCTCTTattatcttattattattattatagagaTCTGAACTTTTTGGCTCTGATCAGAATGAGGAGCCAGTCTTTAGGCTCCTGAACGGCTTgtcatttggtaccattttgcttttttttataaaattaaaacaacaataaaaacacaaaaaaggaggAGCCAGCTTCCATCACCCACAAAATGGGCCAGCTCATGGAATCATGTTTGCAATTGACACATCACGAATCCTTTGTAACTTGACATCTGGAATTGAGTTTTCATTTCAGCCAAACCAGTACCCTGCAAGATTTTCTTGCTAAATAGTAATCCAACAAGTCCTTGAAGACAACTATTTTTATGACAACATGAGagaaaaaagctgtaaaaaaaatgcactgccagcctcttagcttgtggctCGTTGACCCTTATTCATTTGTACTACTGCAAACAGCATGTAGGAATACCAAGCCACAGCACAAGAGCCATGGGAAAGATGCTTGGTCTGTTTGCATAACAGGTGGGCAAGTAAGTTCTGATGTAAGGCTATCACTGATGATGCATTGTTATTGCATAATTCAGATGCATGTACTGGTGTGCACTCACTTGGTATCTGCATGCTCAAAAAGCATGCTAATGCAAAATGTCAGTATGAGATTTCTTTCCCAAAATCTAGACAGCAGTTTTGGGATCAGTCATTTCCtttattagtttttatgcaTTACTTCAGTCAAATCCCTGTGTTGCCAACCAAGACAGGAAATATAGCAGTTTTCTTCTGAAGctttaaaatcttcaatctTATAGTTCTTTGCAGCCAACATGaccttttcttgcaattttgTGGTCAGGCTGTGATGGACAGACTCCTGTCCAAAACTGCAGACAACTCCCTGCTGATCTCCAGATTTCAGGAGTTCCTTGGATTGGAAGACGTCCGCTACTATGTCATGAGCTCCATCCGTGAGAATGTGGGCagagtcatggaaaaaaacaaaggggtaaaaaaaaaaaaattttgtttcTTGCTTTCATTCATGAAATCTagatacatttaaataaaaaattgcttgttttttcttgttcctCTCAGGCTGTGATGCCCGTATATCAAAGCAATGTGTTCACCCTcatgtccaacatcagtgtgccGAGCCAGGAGTCAGAGCTTACAAACTTTATGGTCAAACAGGGAGGTGAGAGGGAATTACAAAAATTGCTTTAATGTAAGTTTATTCTTTCTCTGACAACAGAGTTTCACTGTGATAACACAAGTCagaaaagtgtttgttttttttcagccaagCACGAGGACTGGAAAGCTGCCAAATTGCTTGtatgtaaatatttgttttcacattaacATTACTCTTGCAATCTCAGTTATGACTAAATATtgaattagtttttttttaacatcattacAGGAACACAAGCGCACCTTTGAGAGGATGTGGTTGGGCTTTCTCAAGTATAAGGTATTGTCAAATATAcctcagttttttaaaatatcttgtCTTCTTTCTGTGATCAAATTTTCTCTCCACATCTGTGAAGTTGCACCTTTATGAATGTGCTTTGCATCACTTATTGTAGCTACCAGGCAACATGTATAAAAAAGTCCTTGTGATCCTCCATGATGCCATTTTGCCGCACATGAGTAAGCCCACACTGATGATCGACTTCTTGACAGCTGCCTATGATGTTGGTAAGTTGTGTCTATGGCTTAGAAGTAAAACTACTGAAAGTTTACTTTTGAAGAAGTACAGGATTTTATATTCCAGAGGCTTATTATAAAGcaagttgtattttttcatgtttttatcaacCAGGTGGTGCTATCAGCTTACTGGCCTTAAATGGTCTGTTTGTCCTCATACACCAACACAACCTGtgagtaaaatatttaaatcatatCACACATAATGGTTACAAAATCACAGGAAATTGTAGAAGAGATACAAACAGAAGATGAGGCTCCATCTTGATATTTAAGAACAATTGTAGATTGTAAtgcttgtatgtttttacaGAGATTACCCCGATTTCTACAAGAAGTTGTATAATCTGCTTGAGCCTTCTGTTTTCCATGTGAAGTACAGAGCTCGCTTTTTCCACTTAGCCAACCTCTTCCTTAGCTCCAGGTAAGATTATCCATGCTTTTATTCAGACTTGTCTTTTTATAATACTGGATAGGTGAATAGTTGTAGTAGATAATCGCCCACAGCACAAAGGTTGTAGATTGCCAACAAAATTACTATCTGGTCTAAATAGAATTCAAATGCTACTGTAGCTGTATCTGGAATAATTAAGCTGCTGTCATGTCTATACCTATTAGTAATAATGCTTTGTGTATGTTGGCTTCAGTCACTTGCCAGTGTACCTAGTTGCTGCCTTTGCCAAACGCCTAGCTCGTCTGGCTCTCACAGCTCCGCCCACAGCCCTCCTCATAGTGCTGCCCTTCATCTACAACCTGATCCGACGTCACCCATCCTGCAGAGTCCTCATTCACAGGCCCAGCGCTGGAGATGGTAAGAATTTGTAAACTAAGTTATATATAACCAGAGTCTGAAATTAACTTTTTGACTCATCAGCCAAGTTGGTGAGTagatgaaactagaaaagcacctggagagcacagacctccgccattagccctatctccaaatagtgaagaattctttaaaaaattcctggatccgtccccatgtgccccccaccacggcatttgctgattactccctccccagtagggtggaaacacggtgaggcaaagcattggcttcgctacgggtgccaacagatgcacccatgg encodes the following:
- the noc4l gene encoding nucleolar complex protein 4 homolog, translated to MAPTKKRNVSLAKTTEKHAKVAKIDLNNKLEKILESRKHANDVFDVLEVLESEKEKSIISAVDACSKLFCTLLERKELFMGKLPEEDDALCGAYSPEEKYHIFMRHRYNSCVEMLLEHLSHELYGVKESSLCCLMKFAAAEGQHPLEDLDWSEHYSFPRQLIQAVMDRLLSKTADNSLLISRFQEFLGLEDVRYYVMSSIRENVGRVMEKNKGAVMPVYQSNVFTLMSNISVPSQESELTNFMVKQGAKHEDWKAAKLLEHKRTFERMWLGFLKYKLPGNMYKKVLVILHDAILPHMSKPTLMIDFLTAAYDVGGAISLLALNGLFVLIHQHNLDYPDFYKKLYNLLEPSVFHVKYRARFFHLANLFLSSSHLPVYLVAAFAKRLARLALTAPPTALLIVLPFIYNLIRRHPSCRVLIHRPSAGDELLEDPYLMDEEDPAQCRALESSLWEIKTLQKHYHPDVAKAAMLINTPLSEQEDDISEVLEITTFELMERDLKQSQLKNIPLEFETATQLLKEGGDVLGQHFCLG